Part of the Ornithinimicrobium flavum genome, CTCCTCGCCGCTCTCGGAGGTCATCGCCTTGCCCGCGGCGGACCAGGCGCGCATGCCGCCCGTGACGTTCGCGACGTCGAAGCCCTGCTGCACCAGCCACTGGACCGTCCGCTCGGACCGGCCACCGCTGCGGCAGATGACGGGCAGGGTCTCGTCGGCGGCCGGCACCTCGTCCAGGCGGGCCGGGATGTCGCCCATGGGGATGTGGATCGCGCCCGGGGCGTGGCCGGCCGCCCACTCGTCGGGCTCACGGACGTCGAGCACGAGGGCGTCGTCGGGCAGGTCGGTCACGGAGGTGGCGGGGAGCTCGTCCATGCCGCTCATCCTGCCACTGTGTCCTGGGCCCGGCGACCGGCCACCGCCGAGAAATGTCTTGCGTCAGGTGACTTGCATACGATGCAAGTAAATGCCTAGGGTGGAGCCATGAGCCGACCGACCCCCGAGCACGCCACCGCCACCCTCCAGCAGCTGCAGGACGACCGCGAGCGCCTGGAGTCCCTGACCCAGACGCCCTGGTGGGCGCCCGTCGCACTGGGCCTGGTCGTCGGGCTCTGGGTCGGGTCCGCCCCGGTCACCGACCGCACGACGGGCTACCTGCTGGCCCTCGTCGCGGCCCTCCTCGTCGCCTCCCTGGTGCGGACGCGGACCGGGATCAGGCTGCGCCGCTCCGGCGCCCGGCAGTGGTCGCTCGCGATCCTGTGGCTGCTCGCGACGCTGGTCCTCTACTCGGTTGCGCTGGCCCTGGGGTCGCTGGGCGAGGCGGCCTGGGCCATGGTGCCGGCGCTGGCGGCGGCCGGGCTCACCTCCCTCACGGTGCGGGTGTCGGACCGGTGGGCGCGAGAGGCCCGAGGGGCGTGAGCTCGCCGGAGCCGCTCTTCGACGAGCTGATCCACTTCCCGGCGCGGCTGCGGATCTGCGGGCTGCTGCGGTCCGCGGACGCGCTCGCTTTCCGGACGCTCGAGGACGCCCTGGAGCTGCCGGCGCCGC contains:
- a CDS encoding rhodanese-like domain-containing protein → MDELPATSVTDLPDDALVLDVREPDEWAAGHAPGAIHIPMGDIPARLDEVPAADETLPVICRSGGRSERTVQWLVQQGFDVANVTGGMRAWSAAGKAMTSESGEEPRVL